In a single window of the Arthrobacter zhangbolii genome:
- a CDS encoding cell division protein CrgA: MPESKSRKKSAKAAAAPAAAPSAPKPNPVWYKPVMFGLMIVGLLWIITYYITQGQFPIPALGASNILVGFGIAIVGFLMTTRWR; encoded by the coding sequence GTGCCTGAGTCCAAATCCCGCAAGAAGTCCGCCAAGGCCGCTGCTGCCCCCGCTGCTGCACCGTCAGCGCCCAAGCCGAACCCTGTCTGGTACAAACCCGTCATGTTCGGCCTGATGATCGTCGGCCTGCTGTGGATCATCACCTACTACATCACCCAGGGACAGTTCCCGATCCCGGCGCTGGGCGCCAGCAACATTCTGGTCGGATTCGGCATCGCCATCGTCGGGTTCCTTATGACAACCCGCTGGCGATAG